A window from Herbaspirillum sp. meg3 encodes these proteins:
- a CDS encoding alpha/beta fold hydrolase: MSYDPLDHDFERGMRNRRSVLGDAWVDRSVSNATNFNAEFQNLITRFAWNEIWGRPGLDHKTRRIIVLAITIALGRWEEFELHVRAGLLGDPATRLTPDEMKEVLIQSAIYAGVPAGNTAFTHAQQILREVGEQIGYTVTPMKPADTFHSGIGKEGRSSGSPSLHYSVRTPRNGKAPRHTIVLSHAIGCDLMMWDALANQLSADCKVITYDHRGHGSSEKADGLYSMAELADDAAHMLRDLDTGPVIWVGLSMGGMVGQELALRHPSLVRALVLANTTSSYPEAAQLAWQQRISTVREQGIEAIADAVMGRYFHDRFRAQNASTVARFRERLTSTDAAGYVGCCNAVGTVDTTARLGEINAPTLVIAGELDQGTPLSMSEALVSGIRGAKLAVIKDASHVSAVEQPQAFAELVTDFIQTL; the protein is encoded by the coding sequence ATGAGCTATGATCCCCTCGACCACGATTTTGAACGCGGCATGCGCAACCGCCGCAGCGTCCTTGGCGATGCCTGGGTAGACCGTTCGGTGAGCAACGCCACCAACTTCAATGCCGAATTTCAAAACCTGATCACGCGCTTCGCCTGGAACGAAATCTGGGGCCGTCCCGGCCTCGACCACAAGACCCGCCGCATCATTGTTCTGGCGATCACCATCGCGCTGGGCCGCTGGGAAGAGTTCGAGCTGCACGTGCGTGCCGGCCTGCTGGGTGATCCCGCCACACGCCTGACGCCCGATGAGATGAAGGAAGTATTGATCCAGTCGGCGATCTATGCGGGCGTCCCTGCCGGCAACACTGCCTTCACGCATGCGCAGCAGATCCTGCGCGAGGTCGGCGAGCAGATCGGCTATACCGTGACGCCGATGAAGCCGGCCGACACCTTCCACTCCGGTATCGGCAAGGAAGGCCGCAGCAGCGGTTCGCCGTCCCTGCACTACAGCGTGCGCACACCGCGCAACGGCAAGGCGCCACGCCACACCATCGTGCTCAGCCACGCCATCGGCTGCGACCTGATGATGTGGGATGCGCTGGCCAATCAGCTATCCGCCGACTGCAAAGTCATCACCTACGATCATCGCGGCCACGGCAGTTCGGAAAAGGCAGACGGCCTCTACAGCATGGCCGAACTGGCCGACGACGCCGCACACATGCTGCGCGACCTTGATACCGGCCCGGTGATCTGGGTCGGTCTGTCCATGGGCGGCATGGTTGGCCAGGAACTCGCTTTGCGCCATCCCTCATTGGTGCGCGCGCTGGTGCTGGCCAACACGACATCGAGCTATCCGGAAGCCGCACAGCTGGCCTGGCAGCAACGCATTTCCACCGTACGCGAACAGGGTATCGAAGCCATTGCCGATGCGGTCATGGGGCGCTATTTCCACGATCGTTTCCGCGCGCAGAACGCGTCCACTGTAGCGCGTTTCCGTGAACGTCTGACCAGCACCGACGCCGCCGGTTATGTCGGCTGCTGCAATGCCGTCGGCACAGTCGATACGACAGCACGTCTGGGTGAGATCAATGCACCGACACTGGTCATCGCCGGTGAACTGGATCAGGGTACGCCGCTGTCGATGTCGGAAGCCTTGGTCAGCGGCATTCGCGGTGCGAAGCTGGCGGTGATCAAGGATGCTTCGCATGTGAGTGCGGTTGAACAGCCGCAGGCGTTTGCGGAGTTGGTGACTGACTTTATTCAGACGCTGTAG
- a CDS encoding lyase family protein has protein sequence MSVSIFDSFLTTPEMIKVFDDTSIVQAMFDFEEALANAEAAEGVIPEAAARTIASVCNAQLYDIPAIIQAGRRAGALAIPLVKELTKTVALTNQESATHVHWGSTSQDVLDTAMVLATREALKLIDDGLGELTAQLLKLADQHLSTPVLARTLMQPAQVTSFGFKLVGWAAPLLRAREQLREQSARALQLQLGGAVGTLAVLGDKGPAVAQRMADALQLKVADAAWHTQRDEWMRLGMEVAVLTGSLGKMATDLSLMAQGEIAELAEPSGNGRGGSSAMPHKRNPVSSMIALAAANRAPQHAAALLAAMGQQHERGLGNWQAELAEWPALFLGAHGAIKALNEAFAGLIVDTRRMRRNIDALQGLVFAEAASIYLASAIGRPNAHALLEKLTQRVVETQGHLADALTTAIKEDPQLSKQIDISKIQDLFDPVQATGAARALAERQLRSLQQDSR, from the coding sequence GTGAGCGTTTCCATATTCGACAGTTTTTTGACCACGCCGGAGATGATCAAGGTCTTCGACGATACGTCCATCGTGCAGGCGATGTTCGACTTTGAAGAAGCGCTGGCCAATGCCGAAGCCGCCGAGGGTGTCATTCCCGAAGCCGCTGCGCGTACGATCGCGAGCGTTTGTAATGCGCAGCTTTACGATATCCCCGCGATCATCCAGGCCGGTCGCCGCGCCGGCGCACTGGCGATTCCACTGGTCAAGGAATTGACCAAGACCGTCGCGCTCACCAATCAGGAGTCAGCCACGCACGTGCACTGGGGCAGCACCAGTCAGGACGTGCTTGACACCGCCATGGTGCTGGCCACGCGCGAAGCGCTGAAGCTGATCGACGACGGCCTCGGTGAGCTGACCGCACAGTTGCTGAAACTCGCAGACCAGCATCTGTCCACACCGGTGCTGGCGCGTACGCTGATGCAACCGGCGCAGGTCACCAGCTTCGGCTTCAAACTGGTTGGCTGGGCAGCACCGTTGCTGCGCGCGCGCGAACAGTTGCGTGAACAATCCGCACGGGCCTTGCAGTTGCAACTGGGCGGCGCCGTCGGCACGCTCGCCGTACTCGGCGACAAAGGTCCTGCCGTCGCGCAACGCATGGCCGATGCCTTGCAATTGAAAGTCGCCGACGCCGCCTGGCACACACAGCGTGACGAATGGATGCGGCTGGGCATGGAAGTCGCGGTGTTGACCGGCAGCCTCGGAAAAATGGCAACCGACCTCAGCCTGATGGCCCAAGGTGAAATCGCTGAACTGGCGGAACCCTCCGGCAACGGCCGCGGTGGTTCATCGGCAATGCCGCACAAGCGTAATCCGGTGTCATCCATGATCGCCCTGGCAGCAGCCAACCGCGCACCGCAACACGCCGCCGCCTTGCTCGCCGCGATGGGACAGCAGCACGAACGCGGTCTCGGCAACTGGCAGGCTGAACTCGCGGAATGGCCGGCCTTGTTTCTCGGCGCGCATGGCGCGATCAAGGCGCTCAATGAAGCTTTTGCCGGACTCATCGTCGACACCCGCCGCATGCGCCGCAATATCGACGCACTGCAAGGTCTGGTGTTTGCCGAAGCGGCGTCCATCTATCTGGCGAGCGCCATCGGCCGTCCGAATGCGCACGCGCTGCTGGAAAAATTGACGCAGCGCGTTGTCGAGACGCAAGGCCATCTCGCTGATGCGCTGACCACTGCGATCAAGGAAGATCCCCAACTGAGCAAGCAGATCGATATCAGCAAGATTCAGGATCTCTTCGATCCGGTGCAGGCGACCGGCGCGGCACGTGCGCTGGCAGAGCGTCAGCTGAGGTCTTTGCAGCAAGACAGTCGCTAG
- a CDS encoding protocatechuate 3,4-dioxygenase: MTSKITTSQTIGPFPHEAWRWAVDMTANVESGAPKIVVKGAIFDGDGVAINDAWVETWMPDSAPVETAHAIPGYRRVPSNDEGGFSLQITLPQAATAGKPVAYVTVFARGLTKHQFTAVFLEDDAGLAQSDILNQVPQQRRDTLIAKKQADGSYLWNINMQGAQETVFFDYV; this comes from the coding sequence ATGACAAGCAAAATCACAACCTCACAAACCATCGGCCCGTTTCCGCATGAAGCCTGGCGCTGGGCCGTCGACATGACTGCCAACGTGGAAAGCGGCGCACCGAAGATCGTCGTCAAAGGCGCGATCTTTGACGGCGACGGCGTGGCGATCAATGATGCGTGGGTCGAGACATGGATGCCGGACAGCGCACCGGTGGAAACTGCACACGCCATCCCGGGTTATCGTCGCGTGCCGAGCAATGACGAAGGTGGCTTCAGCCTGCAGATCACCTTGCCTCAGGCTGCCACCGCCGGCAAGCCGGTCGCCTATGTCACCGTGTTTGCACGCGGCCTGACCAAGCACCAGTTCACTGCCGTCTTCCTGGAAGACGATGCGGGGTTGGCACAATCGGACATCCTTAACCAAGTGCCGCAGCAACGCCGTGATACCTTGATTGCGAAGAAGCAGGCGGACGGTTCCTATCTGTGGAACATCAACATGCAGGGCGCACAGGAAACCGTATTCTTCGATTACGTCTGA
- the pcaH gene encoding protocatechuate 3,4-dioxygenase subunit beta produces the protein MNFDAVESGVYPELIYPPYKSTVKRGPTQAPLRINAAAATTTNLFASPKLILPHDMDMTAQGKDEPLGEKIVVTGRVLDEDGKPVRNSLLEVWQCNSAGRYWHKRDQHDAPLDPNFTGFGKMLTDDNGRYRFVTIKPGPYPWGNHHKAWRPAHIHFSMFGNVYAQRLVTQMYFPSDPLFEYDPIFQSIPDEAARQRLISRFSLDETVDDKMLGYEFDIVLRGRNATPMGI, from the coding sequence ATGAACTTCGACGCAGTCGAATCCGGCGTTTATCCGGAGCTGATTTACCCTCCCTATAAATCCACCGTCAAACGCGGTCCGACGCAGGCGCCGTTGCGTATCAACGCTGCCGCTGCGACCACGACCAATCTGTTTGCCTCGCCCAAGCTGATCCTGCCGCACGATATGGATATGACCGCACAAGGTAAGGACGAACCGCTGGGCGAGAAGATCGTCGTTACCGGCCGCGTGCTGGATGAAGACGGCAAGCCGGTGCGCAATTCGCTGCTGGAAGTGTGGCAATGCAATTCCGCAGGCCGCTACTGGCACAAGCGCGACCAGCACGATGCGCCGCTCGATCCTAATTTCACTGGCTTCGGCAAGATGCTGACCGACGACAACGGCCGCTATCGTTTCGTCACGATCAAGCCGGGCCCTTATCCGTGGGGCAACCATCACAAGGCATGGCGTCCGGCGCACATCCACTTCTCGATGTTCGGCAACGTGTATGCCCAGCGCCTGGTGACGCAGATGTATTTCCCCAGCGATCCGCTGTTTGAATACGACCCGATTTTCCAGAGCATTCCGGACGAGGCTGCACGCCAACGTTTGATCTCGCGCTTCAGCCTGGATGAAACCGTCGACGACAAGATGCTCGGCTACGAGTTCGACATCGTGCTGCGCGGACGCAACGCCACCCCTATGGGTATCTAA
- a CDS encoding IclR family transcriptional regulator C-terminal domain-containing protein: MTEPQDAADTEIAAPHKRDLIAGLEKGLQVIEAFDQERSRLTIAEVAQRTGLTRAAARRYLITLAHLGYVRHEQKLFSLTPMILRLGQSYLHSARLPRIVQPLLYRLAYSLEEAASAGVLDHDQLVCVAAVSAGRLVSTTLQPGTRVPAFCTANGRVLLAHLPQVQMEHFLERLQPEQITAHTIVNKERLALEIARTREQGYALVDQELELGLRTMAVPIRNFRGEVVAAMNISVHAARMKLEEMVERCLPAMLKIQVELGALL; the protein is encoded by the coding sequence ATGACTGAGCCACAAGACGCCGCTGATACCGAAATTGCCGCGCCGCACAAACGCGACCTCATCGCCGGTCTGGAAAAAGGCCTGCAGGTGATTGAGGCTTTCGACCAGGAACGTTCACGCCTGACCATCGCCGAAGTTGCTCAGCGCACCGGCCTCACACGTGCTGCGGCGCGCCGTTATCTGATTACGCTGGCGCATCTGGGTTATGTGCGGCATGAGCAAAAATTGTTTTCCCTGACGCCGATGATTTTGCGGCTCGGACAGTCCTACCTGCACTCGGCCAGATTGCCGCGCATCGTGCAGCCGTTGTTGTATCGCCTGGCCTATTCGCTGGAAGAAGCCGCCTCCGCCGGCGTGCTCGACCACGATCAACTGGTCTGCGTTGCCGCCGTCAGCGCCGGGAGGCTGGTGTCGACCACCTTGCAGCCGGGGACGCGGGTACCGGCCTTCTGCACCGCCAATGGCCGCGTGTTATTGGCGCATCTGCCGCAGGTGCAGATGGAGCATTTTCTTGAGCGCCTGCAGCCGGAGCAGATCACCGCGCATACCATCGTCAACAAGGAGCGTCTGGCGCTGGAGATTGCGCGCACGCGCGAGCAGGGGTATGCCCTGGTGGATCAGGAACTGGAACTTGGTTTGCGGACCATGGCGGTGCCGATTCGCAATTTTCGGGGTGAGGTGGTGGCGGCTATGAACATCAGTGTGCATGCTGCGCGCATGAAGCTGGAGGAGATGGTGGAGAGGTGTTTGCCGGCGATGTTGAAGATTCAGGTGGAGTTGGGGGCGTTGCTTTAG
- a CDS encoding helix-turn-helix domain-containing protein, with protein sequence MATRKPATRASEVPQFSLYGEAVRSEGAEFVHIELIETRSRIHDWHIARHTHRGLFQVLFLMSGHVRAEVEDEVWERDGPVVITLHPSVEHGFDFSEEAVGFVLTVDQNVVFSVGESKDAGLHSDIFSALFLQPLAIDLSGVPEIRERLDAILRHLIAESAWPLFGHTLMLEWLARSVLLLLVRLEADHRSADLSGRNDFELFSRFRTLVEAHYKEQWLVGAYADQLHVTPSRLNRLCLKLAGQSAFDMTQHRLMLEACRKLTYVPSSVATIAYELGFQDPAYFSRLFKRHVGVSPKEFRSESLKG encoded by the coding sequence ATGGCAACCAGAAAGCCAGCAACACGCGCAAGTGAAGTCCCGCAATTCTCTCTGTACGGCGAGGCTGTGCGCAGTGAAGGTGCGGAGTTTGTGCACATCGAGTTGATCGAGACGCGCAGCCGCATCCACGACTGGCATATCGCACGGCATACGCACCGAGGTCTTTTTCAGGTACTTTTTTTAATGTCCGGCCATGTGCGCGCCGAGGTCGAGGATGAAGTCTGGGAACGCGATGGCCCGGTCGTCATCACCTTGCATCCGTCGGTCGAACACGGCTTCGACTTCTCGGAAGAAGCGGTCGGCTTTGTGCTGACGGTGGACCAGAATGTGGTGTTTTCAGTCGGCGAGAGCAAGGACGCCGGGTTGCACAGCGACATCTTTTCAGCACTGTTTTTGCAGCCGCTGGCGATCGATCTGTCGGGCGTGCCGGAGATCCGCGAACGTCTCGACGCTATCCTGCGCCATCTCATCGCCGAGTCGGCATGGCCGCTGTTCGGCCACACGCTGATGCTGGAATGGCTGGCGCGCAGCGTGCTGCTGTTGCTGGTGCGGCTGGAGGCGGATCATCGCTCGGCGGATCTGTCGGGGCGCAACGACTTTGAATTGTTCAGCCGCTTCCGTACGCTGGTGGAGGCGCATTACAAGGAGCAATGGCTGGTCGGGGCGTATGCGGATCAGTTGCATGTAACGCCGAGCCGCCTGAATCGCTTGTGCCTGAAGCTGGCGGGACAGTCGGCGTTTGATATGACGCAGCACAGACTGATGCTGGAGGCTTGCCGCAAGCTGACGTATGTACCGTCCAGCGTGGCGACGATTGCTTATGAGCTGGGGTTTCAGGATCCGGCTTATTTCAGCCGGTTGTTCAAGCGGCATGTGGGGGTGTCGCCGAAGGAGTTTCGTAGTGAGAGTTTGAAGGGGTGA
- a CDS encoding 4-hydroxybenzoate 3-monooxygenase produces the protein MRTQVAIIGAGPAGLLLSHLLHLQGIESVVVESRSRADIEATIRAGVLEQGTMDILTQSGVGERMRKEGALHHGIELAFGGRRHRIDLTELTGSAITVYAQHEVIKDLVAARLAAQGQLLFEVSEVVLKDVQSETPSVSFMHGGQPQQLQADFVIGCDGFHGVSRPQIPEGVRQDYQRIYPFGWFGILVESAPSSDELIYAQHERGFALVSTRSPTVQRLYFQCDPKDDVNNWSDDRIWSELHTRLESSDGWRLKEGKIFQKGIIGMRSFVSTPMQYGRLFLAGDAAHIVPPTGAKGMNLAVGDVKVLSRALDDFYKKGSSDKLNVYTETALKRVWRAEYFSWWMTSMLHTFDDASPFQQQIQRAELENVVNSRALSTALAENYVGAF, from the coding sequence ATGCGCACCCAAGTCGCCATCATCGGCGCCGGTCCGGCCGGTTTGCTGTTGTCCCATTTATTGCATCTGCAAGGTATCGAGTCCGTCGTGGTGGAAAGCCGCAGCCGTGCCGATATCGAAGCGACGATTCGCGCCGGCGTACTGGAGCAGGGCACCATGGATATCCTGACCCAATCCGGCGTCGGCGAACGCATGCGCAAGGAAGGCGCTTTGCATCACGGCATCGAACTGGCTTTCGGTGGCCGCCGTCACCGCATCGATCTGACCGAACTGACCGGCAGCGCCATTACCGTCTATGCGCAACATGAAGTCATCAAGGATCTGGTCGCGGCGCGTCTGGCGGCACAAGGTCAACTGCTCTTCGAAGTCAGTGAGGTCGTGCTGAAGGATGTGCAGAGCGAGACGCCATCGGTCAGCTTCATGCATGGCGGACAGCCGCAGCAATTGCAGGCCGATTTCGTGATCGGCTGCGATGGCTTTCATGGCGTGTCGCGTCCGCAGATTCCGGAAGGCGTGCGCCAGGATTATCAGCGCATCTATCCATTCGGCTGGTTCGGCATCCTGGTGGAGTCGGCACCTTCGTCGGATGAGCTGATCTATGCGCAGCACGAGCGCGGCTTTGCCCTGGTCAGTACACGCTCGCCGACGGTGCAACGCCTGTACTTTCAATGCGATCCGAAAGACGACGTCAATAACTGGTCCGACGATCGTATCTGGAGCGAGCTGCATACCCGGCTGGAAAGCAGCGACGGCTGGCGTCTCAAGGAAGGCAAGATTTTTCAGAAAGGCATCATCGGCATGCGCAGCTTCGTGTCGACGCCGATGCAGTACGGCCGTCTGTTCCTGGCAGGCGATGCGGCGCACATCGTGCCGCCGACCGGCGCCAAGGGCATGAACCTGGCCGTCGGCGATGTGAAGGTGCTGTCGCGTGCGCTGGATGATTTCTACAAGAAGGGCAGCAGCGACAAGCTCAACGTCTATACGGAAACAGCACTCAAGCGCGTATGGCGCGCAGAGTACTTCTCGTGGTGGATGACCAGCATGTTGCACACCTTTGACGATGCCTCGCCGTTTCAGCAACAGATCCAGCGCGCCGAACTGGAGAACGTGGTCAATTCACGCGCCTTATCGACGGCATTGGCGGAAAATTACGTCGGCGCGTTTTAA
- a CDS encoding porin — protein sequence MNKLVCSTLALLGAACSHQAMAQSQVTIYGIIDTGVVYTTNANAAGNSALKMPSLTASFPSRLGFKGTEDLGGGLQAMFVLESGFAVDTGGMGQGNRLFGRQSFIGLKNNYGTIMLGRQVNMTYLVTAKSDVMGPNIFSISSIDSYIPNARSDNAIGYLGTFSGVTVGATYSFGRDTSTAGGASATSCAGEVAGNAKACRQVTAMLAYDSQSFGVSSSYDIMYGNTGASNGLTSSDNTDQRVTLNGYAMLGSTKIGMGVMDRKTRAAAAVNTNSDLYYLGFSYPISTALVLDAQVAKLNIKGSANKSTLSVARLTYNLSKRTALYTSLGYMKNAGTAAIPLDVGGTVGTGMNQFGVMTGVRHTF from the coding sequence ATGAACAAGTTAGTCTGCAGCACCCTGGCTCTGCTTGGCGCGGCGTGCTCGCATCAGGCGATGGCGCAAAGCCAGGTGACGATTTACGGCATCATCGACACGGGAGTTGTCTACACAACCAACGCCAATGCCGCCGGCAATTCCGCATTGAAAATGCCTTCGCTCACGGCATCGTTTCCATCGCGTCTGGGTTTCAAGGGCACGGAAGATCTGGGCGGTGGCCTGCAAGCGATGTTTGTACTGGAGTCCGGCTTTGCCGTCGACACCGGCGGCATGGGACAAGGCAATCGCCTGTTCGGCCGTCAATCCTTCATCGGCTTGAAAAATAACTACGGCACCATCATGCTGGGCCGCCAGGTCAACATGACCTACCTGGTCACCGCCAAGTCGGACGTCATGGGCCCGAATATCTTTTCGATCAGCAGCATCGATTCGTACATTCCGAATGCACGCAGCGACAATGCCATCGGCTATCTCGGCACCTTCTCGGGCGTGACGGTCGGCGCGACCTATAGCTTCGGCCGCGATACCTCCACTGCCGGCGGCGCCAGCGCCACCAGCTGCGCGGGCGAAGTTGCCGGCAATGCGAAAGCCTGCCGCCAGGTCACTGCGATGCTTGCCTATGACAGCCAGAGCTTCGGCGTGTCGAGCTCGTACGACATCATGTATGGCAACACCGGCGCATCAAACGGCCTCACCAGCAGCGACAACACCGATCAGCGCGTGACCCTGAATGGCTATGCCATGCTGGGCAGCACCAAGATCGGCATGGGCGTGATGGATCGCAAGACGCGTGCGGCAGCAGCGGTCAACACCAATTCAGATTTGTACTATCTGGGATTCTCTTATCCGATCAGCACGGCGCTGGTGCTGGACGCGCAGGTTGCCAAGTTGAACATCAAGGGCTCGGCCAACAAATCCACGCTGTCGGTAGCACGCCTGACCTACAACCTGTCCAAGCGTACTGCGCTATATACGTCGCTTGGCTATATGAAGAACGCCGGCACAGCGGCAATCCCTCTGGATGTCGGCGGCACCGTCGGCACCGGCATGAATCAGTTCGGTGTGATGACTGGCGTCCGCCACACCTTCTGA
- a CDS encoding methyl-accepting chemotaxis protein, whose protein sequence is MHNYFRSIQFKVTLAFALLTLILLCLGASAIVVTHTLAADAKAGHGRELAALMHWIAGACMIAGAIIALIAARHLITVVCGGLHRQTGKFGEMASFLDFSKRSASPRKDEFGTSARAFDGFLQRVEDVVVGVVNATASVATATREIAAGNMDLSIRTEQQAASLEQTAHSMRQLTEAIRSNTDNALRANTLADGANTLALSGSKSMQTMSETIGRLDESSKQISEITALIDGIAFQTNILALNAAVEAARAGAQGRGFAVVASEVRSLAHRSSAAAKEIKVLIDASVSMVQDGLHQAHEVRSTVEKVQQSISAVSDIVNAISAGSVEQRHGIEKISAAIAQMDQSTQQNAAMVEQVAAAAQSLEEQAGRLNYSVSAFKVSNTRLRQGEQTSVKPKASIASAVPVALLTTS, encoded by the coding sequence ATGCATAATTATTTTCGCTCCATCCAGTTCAAGGTGACCCTGGCGTTTGCGCTGTTGACGCTGATCCTGCTCTGCCTCGGCGCATCCGCCATTGTCGTCACGCATACTTTGGCGGCCGACGCGAAAGCCGGCCATGGCAGGGAGCTTGCAGCGCTGATGCATTGGATCGCCGGTGCATGCATGATTGCCGGCGCGATCATCGCATTGATCGCAGCACGCCATCTGATCACCGTCGTCTGCGGCGGCTTGCATCGTCAGACCGGCAAGTTTGGCGAGATGGCGTCTTTCCTCGATTTTTCCAAACGGTCGGCCAGTCCGCGCAAAGACGAATTCGGCACGTCGGCGCGCGCCTTTGACGGTTTTCTCCAACGGGTGGAAGACGTCGTGGTCGGCGTCGTCAATGCCACGGCTTCGGTCGCCACGGCAACACGCGAGATCGCAGCAGGCAATATGGATCTGTCGATCCGTACCGAACAACAAGCCGCCTCGCTGGAACAAACCGCGCACAGCATGCGGCAACTCACCGAGGCCATCCGCAGCAACACCGACAACGCCTTGCGCGCCAACACGCTCGCGGATGGCGCGAATACGCTGGCGCTATCCGGCAGCAAGTCGATGCAAACCATGAGCGAAACCATCGGCAGGCTTGATGAAAGCTCCAAACAGATTTCCGAGATCACGGCGCTGATTGATGGCATCGCATTCCAGACCAACATTCTGGCGCTCAATGCTGCCGTCGAGGCGGCACGCGCCGGTGCACAAGGACGCGGATTTGCGGTGGTCGCCAGTGAGGTACGTAGTCTGGCACACCGGTCTTCTGCCGCAGCGAAGGAGATCAAAGTACTGATCGATGCCTCCGTCAGCATGGTGCAGGACGGTCTGCATCAGGCACATGAAGTCAGGAGCACGGTCGAGAAGGTGCAGCAATCGATCAGCGCCGTCTCCGACATCGTCAATGCCATCAGCGCAGGATCGGTCGAGCAGCGGCACGGGATTGAAAAGATCAGCGCCGCCATTGCACAGATGGATCAGAGTACACAGCAAAATGCAGCCATGGTGGAGCAAGTCGCTGCGGCTGCACAGTCTCTGGAAGAACAAGCCGGTCGGCTCAACTATTCGGTGTCGGCATTCAAGGTCTCCAACACGCGCTTGCGTCAGGGTGAGCAGACATCCGTTAAACCCAAGGCATCCATTGCATCGGCTGTACCGGTCGCGCTGCTGACAACGAGCTGA
- a CDS encoding AraC family transcriptional regulator, with the protein MQNISQSLSLAPLYRHRVFQSTRKVDCHAQVANELSEHDLFWKGDDVDTVLFKAAIQQLQIFMLKYGAEVIVRPRLFNGFALVHMTLSGTAEIESDGQKVCIPQGKTALIAPKRNLRLWWQAGSEQLILKVPLALFEELSAQGQAGPANMPSLFLLPEQAIPHWDLLIQSLVRVLALPGQNDGHGAWINHFERGAAQFLLSQLTSTFTAGPTAAGIAADESAEGLVGAGKLQRLDMLEKYIRTRLCAPLALADLANAAGVSVRALNALCHQHHGVAPMDLLRNIRLDAARERLLTHPGANITDTAFEFGFGHLGRFSAYYRERFGELPKQTRGCAR; encoded by the coding sequence ATGCAGAACATAAGCCAATCGCTCAGCCTGGCGCCGCTCTATCGGCATCGTGTCTTTCAGTCGACAAGGAAGGTGGATTGCCACGCGCAGGTCGCCAATGAATTGTCGGAACATGATTTGTTCTGGAAGGGTGATGATGTCGATACGGTGCTCTTCAAGGCGGCGATCCAGCAGTTGCAGATCTTCATGTTGAAGTACGGTGCCGAGGTGATCGTGCGGCCGCGCCTGTTCAATGGTTTCGCGCTGGTCCACATGACCCTGAGCGGCACTGCCGAAATTGAATCCGACGGACAAAAAGTGTGCATCCCGCAAGGCAAGACCGCGCTGATTGCACCAAAACGGAATTTGCGTCTGTGGTGGCAGGCCGGTTCGGAACAACTGATCCTGAAAGTACCGCTGGCCTTGTTTGAAGAGCTCAGCGCGCAGGGACAAGCCGGTCCGGCGAACATGCCATCGCTGTTCTTGCTGCCTGAACAAGCCATCCCGCATTGGGATCTGCTGATCCAGTCGCTGGTGCGCGTGCTGGCGCTGCCGGGACAAAACGACGGCCACGGCGCATGGATCAATCATTTCGAACGTGGTGCGGCGCAGTTCCTGCTGTCACAACTCACAAGCACCTTTACCGCCGGCCCGACTGCCGCCGGTATCGCTGCCGACGAATCGGCGGAAGGGCTGGTTGGCGCCGGCAAGCTGCAACGCCTGGACATGCTGGAGAAGTACATCCGTACGCGCCTGTGCGCACCACTGGCGCTGGCCGATCTGGCCAACGCCGCCGGCGTCAGCGTACGCGCTCTCAACGCCTTGTGCCATCAACATCATGGCGTCGCACCAATGGATCTGCTGCGCAACATCCGGCTCGACGCCGCACGAGAACGCCTGCTCACGCATCCCGGCGCGAATATCACCGACACCGCCTTCGAGTTCGGCTTCGGCCATCTGGGCCGTTTTTCGGCGTATTACCGTGAACGTTTCGGCGAGCTGCCCAAGCAAACGCGCGGCTGCGCACGCTGA